The Deinococcus radiotolerans region AGCGGCGCGCTGCCCGGCGGGCTGGGCTTCAGCGTGGCCTTCGGCGCGAGCAGCGGCAGTGACGGACGCACCTCCACGGGCGGCAGCACCCGCGTCGAGGGTGGCCGCCCGGTGCCCGCCTATACCGGCAACCTGATCGCCCGCGCGGACGGTGATCCGCCCGCCCTGCTGACCTGCACCCTGACCGTGGACGCGCAGGAACGCGGCGTCGGCGAGTGCTTCGACGGGTCGGGCACCCGCTACGCCCTCCAGTTCTGAAGAGGGGGCCTCGGGCTGGAGGGTTCGCCAGAACCGGTCACACCGAGCGGAGGCGAGCGGGAGCGAGTCGGCATCTGGAGGTGGAATCGATCACCCGGTGGGGTGCCGGGGGGTCGTCGGCCCGGACGGGCGCCGCGTGAACGTGCCGGTGGGGGAGAGGCCGCGTGTGGTGTGTCTGTGCGGCAGCGTGCGTTTCCTGGCGGAGTTCGACGCGGCGTCCCTCGCGGAGACGCTGGCGGGCCGCATCGTCCTGAGTGTCGGCAGTCACCGCCAGCGGGACGACGACGCCCTGGTGCACCTGTCCCGTCCCGAGCGGGAAGAAGCCCTGCGCCGCCTGGGTGAGCTGCACCTGCGCAAGATTGACCTCGCGGACGAGGTGCTGGTCATCAACCCCGGCGGGTACGTCGGAGACGCTGGCCGCCGGGAGATCGCGTACGCCCGTCAGGCCGGGGAGCCCGTGGGCAGCCTTGAACCGCTGACGCCAGAGGTCACGCGAGCAGACTGACCGCCGCGTGCCGCACGGCCGCCACGCGCAGGGTCAGGCGGTCGTCGGGCGTGGCGGTTGGCCGGGCCACCTCCCGCAGAACGTAGGTCGGATCGCCCCGCAGGTCCAGGGTCCGCAGGATTGCCGCGAGGTTCAGCAGGATCAGGCCCTCCGCCATGCCGCTGCCCGCGCAGATGTGCGTGCCCAGCCCGAACGGCGCGAACGCGCCGGGGCGGCGGTGTTCCAGTCGGCCCGGCCCGAACCGGTTCGGGTCGAAGGTGTCCGCGTCCGTGAAGCACTCGTTCAGGCCGTGCGGGACAGTCGTGCCGACAATCACCTGCCGCCCGGCCGGAATGCGGTACCCGGCGAACGTGAAGTCCTGCGTGGCCGTGCGGGTCATGGCCGGCGCGATCGGATGCAGCCGCAGGCACTCCAGCACGAAGCGGTGCAGGTGCGGCAGCGCCCCCAGGGCCTCTAGGGTGGGCGGCCCGTCCCTGAAGGCCAAGTCGGCCTCCGCGACCAGCGCGGGCAGGAGTTCCGGGTGCCGGCCCACCCGGTACAGCGCGAACGCCAGCGTGTTCGCCGCGGTGTCCATGCCGGCGATGAACGCCCCCATGGTGGCCAGTCGCAGGTCCAGGTCAGACCAGAAGGCCGGGTCGGCCGCCTGCGCGGCCAGGAGGTCGTCAATGAGGTCCGGGTCGCGCCCACCCGGGGCGGGGGGCACGCGGCGGTGCTCGTCGATCAGGTGTTCCACCATCGCCAGGGACTGCGCGCGGGCGCGGCGGAAGCCGGGCAGCGATTCGGTCAGGCGGGGTCGCTGCCCGGTCACGCGCACCATCAGGGTGGTCTGTATGAACGTCAGCAGCTCGTTCAGGTGCGGCCGGGCCGTGCCGTTCACCACGACCCGCGCCAGCTGCTCGGTGATGACCGCCTTGCAGAACGCCGCGACCCGCAGGTCATCACCGGCCCGCAGGGGCGCGAGGTCCTCTGCCGTGACCGACAGCGCCCGGTTCAGGTGCGCGCTCAGGTATGACCGCGCGTACGTGCGGGATTCCGTACGGCGAAAGGTGCGGTGCTCCTCGCCGTCCAGGCTGATCATGGAGCGGTTCACCCCGAACGCCTGATCCAGGGACCGCCATGCCTCCCGCGACCGCAGGTTCCGGTGCCCTTCCTTGGTGGCCCACACGTTCGCTTCCGGCCCGGCCAGTACGGTCAGGGTGCGCCCCAGGCCCGTCACGTTGAAGACCGGGCCGTGCGCGCGGTACGAGGCGGTCAGGAAGTCGCGCAGTCGGTGCGGCAGCAGCCGCGTGACGCTGCCGATCACGGGCGGGCCCGGCACGGTGGGAATGACGCGGGTGGGGGCAGCGTGGGGGAGGGCGTCCGTCATGCCTCACGGTACCGTGCCGGGCTGGCGTGAGGACAGCCCCGCCACCGGACACCGGGGCGGGGCTGCTGGAGTGATCCGGACGGGCTCAGGCCTGACCGTACATGACGGCGCGTTTGACTTCCTCAATCAGCTGCGTGATCGGAATGTCGCGCGGGCAGGCTTCCGTGCAGTTGTACGCGGTGCGGCAGCGCCACACGCCGGTGTTCTGGTTCATGATGCCCAGACGCTGCTGCGTGGCCTCGTCGCGGCTGTCGAAGATGAAGCGGTGCGCCTGCACGATCGCGGCGGGGCCCAGGTACGAGCCGTTCACCCAGAAGATCGGGCAGGAGGTCGTGCAGCACGCGCACAGGATGCAGTTCGAGGAGTGCGCCATGCGCTCAGCTTCTTCCTCGGACTGGATGCGCTCGGCGGCGGGGGCCGGGGACTCGTTGATGAAGTACGGCATGATCGCCTTGTAGGAGTCGAAGAACGGCTCCATGTCCACCAGCAGGTCCTTCTCGACCTTCAGGCCGCGGATGGGTTCCACGGTGATGGTCCCGCCGCTCTTGGCGACGTCACGCACCAGGGTCTTGCAGGCGAGGCGGTTGCGGCCGTTGATGAGCATGGCGTCACTGCCGCAGATGCCGTGCATGCAGGAGCGGCGGAACGTCAGGCTGGGCTCCAGGTACCACTTGATGTGGTTGATGACGTCCAGCACGCGGTCGCCCGGCTGGGCTTCCACGTCGTAGGTGGTCCAGTACGCCTTCTTGTCCTTTTCGGGGTCGAAGCGCAGGACCTTGACTTTCAGTTGCAGCATGGGCACGCCCGCGCTGACGGGCGCGCTGCTGGCTTGTGCATGGGTCTGGGTCATGGAGATTCCTTCCGCCGCGTCAGTACACGCGGGGTTTGGGTTCAAAGGCGCGCGTGAAGCCCTTCAGGGCCACGGGCTTGTACCCGATGATGACGTCGTCGGCCTTGTTCAGGTTCTTGTACGCCATGGTGTGCTTCAGCCAGTCCGTGTCGTTCCGCTCGGTGAAGTCCTCGCGGTCGTGCGCGCCGCGCGACTCGGTGCGGTTCAGGGCGCTGGCGGTCATGGCCTCGGCGCAGTCGAGCATGAAGCCCAGTTCCATCGCCTCGATCAGCTCGCTGTTGTAGCGGCGGCTCGGGTCGGAGACCGTCACGCCCTGGTAGCGGGCCTTGAGTTCCTTGATGATGTCGACCTGCGCGGCCATGTCCTTCCCGTTGCGGAAGATGCCCACGTTGTTCATCATGGATTCCTGCAGTTCCTTGCGGATCGCGGCGGCGTTTTCCTTGCCGCTGCCGCTCCGCAGGCGCTCGAACAGGTCCACGCTCTCGCGCTGGGCGTCACCGGTTTCGGGCATGTCGGGGTACTCGACCTGACGGGCGTACTTCGCGGCGGCAATCCCGGCGCGGCGGCCGAACACCACGAGGTCACCCAGGCTGTTCGTGCCCAGGCGGTTCGCGCCGTGCAGGGACACGCAGGCCTGCTCACCGGCCGCGTACAGCCCTTCCACGGTGCCGCCCGACCCGTCACTCAGGCACAGGCCGTCGAGGTTCGTGGGAATCCCCCCCATCGCGTAGTGCGCGGTTGGCTGGATTGGCACGAGGTCCTTGACGGGGTCCATGCCCAGGTACGTGCGGGCCAGGTCGGTGATCTCGGCCAGTTTGCCCTCGATCACTTCACGCGGCAGGTGCGTCAGGTCGATGTTGACGGCGTCCTTGTCGCGGCCCACGCCGCGGCCCTCGCGGATCTCGGTGATGATGCTGCGCGACACGATGTCACGCGGCGCGAGGTCCTTGATGGTCGGCGCGTAGCGTTCCATGAAGCGCTCGCCGCTGTCGTTGCGCAGGATGCCACCCTCGCCGCGGATGCCTTCCGTGACCAGGATGCCCAGCTTCGCCAGACCAGTCGGGTGGAACTGGTAGAACTCCATGTCCTCCAGCGGCAGGCCCTTACGGTAGTAGATGCTCATCAGGTCGCCCGTCAGGGTCAGGGCGTTCGAGGTGATCTTGAACACGCGCCCGTAGCCGCCCGCCGCGAGAATCACGGCCTTCGCGTGGAAGGTGTGCAGCTCACCGGTGCTCAGTTCGTACGCCACGAGGCCCTGGCAGCGGCCATCCTCGATCAGCAGATCCGTGACGTGGAACTCGTTGAAGAACGTCGTCCCCGCCTTCACGTTCTGTTGGTACAGGGTCTGAAGGATCATGTGACCCGTGCGGTCCTTCGCGTAGCAGCTGCGCTCCACGGCGGCCTTCCCGAAGTCACGGGTGTGCCCGCCGAATTTGCGCTGCGCGATCTTGCCTTCCGGCGTACGGGAGAACGGCAGGCCCATGTGCTCCAGCTCGTACACGGCGTCGATGATGTCCTTGGCGAACACCTCGGCGGCGTCCTGGTCAGTCAGGTAGTCGCCACCCTTGACGGTGTCGAACATGTGCCATTCCCAGTGGTCTTCCTGCACGTTCCCGAGCGCCGCGCCAATCCCGCCCTGCGCCGCGCCCGTATGCGACCGCGTGGGGTACAGCTTGCTGATGCAGGCCACGCTCACGTTGCCCTTCGCGGCGTACAGCGCCGCCATCAGGCCCGCGCCGCCCGCACCCACCACCAGAACGTCATAACGATGATGCATAGTCAACTTCCTTTACCAGCCGCCCGCAGGCAGCGGAGAACAAGAACTCAGATGGAGAACAGGCCCACCGTGCCGAACACCAGCAGCAGCGCGATCACGGTGAAGAACACGCCCTTCACCCACGCGCGGTTCGGGCGGCTGCGCACGTAATCCTCAATGGAGTACCGCGCGCCGTTCGCGCCGTGCATCAGCGACAGCGCCAGGATCAGCCAGTCGTAGAACTTCCACGCGGGATTCGCCAGCTTGTTCACCACGGCGTCGAACGTCGCGTCCGACTCGCTCACCTGAATGAACGTCATGTAGATGTGCCCCAGAATCAGGAACACCAGGATCAGCCCGCTGATCCGCATGAAGATCCACCAGTTGAGCTC contains the following coding sequences:
- a CDS encoding cytochrome P450, which encodes MTDALPHAAPTRVIPTVPGPPVIGSVTRLLPHRLRDFLTASYRAHGPVFNVTGLGRTLTVLAGPEANVWATKEGHRNLRSREAWRSLDQAFGVNRSMISLDGEEHRTFRRTESRTYARSYLSAHLNRALSVTAEDLAPLRAGDDLRVAAFCKAVITEQLARVVVNGTARPHLNELLTFIQTTLMVRVTGQRPRLTESLPGFRRARAQSLAMVEHLIDEHRRVPPAPGGRDPDLIDDLLAAQAADPAFWSDLDLRLATMGAFIAGMDTAANTLAFALYRVGRHPELLPALVAEADLAFRDGPPTLEALGALPHLHRFVLECLRLHPIAPAMTRTATQDFTFAGYRIPAGRQVIVGTTVPHGLNECFTDADTFDPNRFGPGRLEHRRPGAFAPFGLGTHICAGSGMAEGLILLNLAAILRTLDLRGDPTYVLREVARPTATPDDRLTLRVAAVRHAAVSLLA
- a CDS encoding succinate dehydrogenase iron-sulfur subunit, translating into MTQTHAQASSAPVSAGVPMLQLKVKVLRFDPEKDKKAYWTTYDVEAQPGDRVLDVINHIKWYLEPSLTFRRSCMHGICGSDAMLINGRNRLACKTLVRDVAKSGGTITVEPIRGLKVEKDLLVDMEPFFDSYKAIMPYFINESPAPAAERIQSEEEAERMAHSSNCILCACCTTSCPIFWVNGSYLGPAAIVQAHRFIFDSRDEATQQRLGIMNQNTGVWRCRTAYNCTEACPRDIPITQLIEEVKRAVMYGQA
- the sdhA gene encoding succinate dehydrogenase flavoprotein subunit, coding for MHHRYDVLVVGAGGAGLMAALYAAKGNVSVACISKLYPTRSHTGAAQGGIGAALGNVQEDHWEWHMFDTVKGGDYLTDQDAAEVFAKDIIDAVYELEHMGLPFSRTPEGKIAQRKFGGHTRDFGKAAVERSCYAKDRTGHMILQTLYQQNVKAGTTFFNEFHVTDLLIEDGRCQGLVAYELSTGELHTFHAKAVILAAGGYGRVFKITSNALTLTGDLMSIYYRKGLPLEDMEFYQFHPTGLAKLGILVTEGIRGEGGILRNDSGERFMERYAPTIKDLAPRDIVSRSIITEIREGRGVGRDKDAVNIDLTHLPREVIEGKLAEITDLARTYLGMDPVKDLVPIQPTAHYAMGGIPTNLDGLCLSDGSGGTVEGLYAAGEQACVSLHGANRLGTNSLGDLVVFGRRAGIAAAKYARQVEYPDMPETGDAQRESVDLFERLRSGSGKENAAAIRKELQESMMNNVGIFRNGKDMAAQVDIIKELKARYQGVTVSDPSRRYNSELIEAMELGFMLDCAEAMTASALNRTESRGAHDREDFTERNDTDWLKHTMAYKNLNKADDVIIGYKPVALKGFTRAFEPKPRVY
- a CDS encoding succinate dehydrogenase hydrophobic membrane anchor subunit, which codes for MIRARTLTDARQQSHSNSELNWWIFMRISGLILVFLILGHIYMTFIQVSESDATFDAVVNKLANPAWKFYDWLILALSLMHGANGARYSIEDYVRSRPNRAWVKGVFFTVIALLLVFGTVGLFSI